The Halobacillus amylolyticus nucleotide sequence ACAGAAAAATGAAGAACAAAATAATGAACAAAAATGAGACGCAGGTGGTTGCGTCTTTTTTGTTCATTATTTTGTTCTATCCGGCACTTTTCCCGTTTATATATGTAATAAGCGGGGTGATCGTATAAATATAGACGGGGTGTTTTCAGGCGGTGGTGTGAAAGCATTAGCATTTATTGGGGCTCTCGAAGTGTTGGATGAGAATGACTACCATTTTCGAAGAGTTGCAGGGACATCTGCCGGGGCGATTATAGCTTGCCTAATTGCTTCAGGGTATCAGGCTAAAGATCTAAAGAAGATCTTGTTCGATCTATCACTGGAAAAACTGACTGATGAACCGCTTCCTGAACGTATTTTCCCATTTTCAAAGTGGCTTTTGCTCTATTTTCGTATGGGACTATATAAGGGCAACCGTTTAGAGAATATATTAGAGAAATGGCTTGAGCAAAAAGGAGTTCGTACTTTCGCAGATCTACCCAGTGGAAGCTTGAAGGTGATCTGTTCTGACTTAACTTTAGGAAAGATGGTCGTCATTCCTGATGACCTGAAGGATTTGTACGGCATTGATCCAAGTACATTTTCAGTCGCCAAAGCAGCGCGAATAAGTGCAGGCCTGCCCTATTTTTTTATGCCTGTTAAGCTCCACGGAAAGAAGGGAAAGTCATTGCTAGTAGATGGGGGTGTTCTCAGTAATTTCCCCATATGGCTGTTTGAAAATGAGCATGGGAAGCGGAAACGGCCAATCCTCGGGATGCAGTTAAGCGACCCTCCCGATGAGCTGCCAGAGCAAAAAATTAAGAACGCCATACAAA carries:
- a CDS encoding patatin-like phospholipase family protein, whose translation is MFSGGGVKALAFIGALEVLDENDYHFRRVAGTSAGAIIACLIASGYQAKDLKKILFDLSLEKLTDEPLPERIFPFSKWLLLYFRMGLYKGNRLENILEKWLEQKGVRTFADLPSGSLKVICSDLTLGKMVVIPDDLKDLYGIDPSTFSVAKAARISAGLPYFFMPVKLHGKKGKSLLVDGGVLSNFPIWLFENEHGKRKRPILGMQLSDPPDELPEQKIKNAIQMFHALFRTMKKAHDARYISEDTSRDVIFIPVKGIETTDFLMNNEQKEKLISIGKEKAEQFLWRWKK